A single Argentina anserina chromosome 7, drPotAnse1.1, whole genome shotgun sequence DNA region contains:
- the LOC126803062 gene encoding kinesin-like protein KIN-UB: MAYRNGVAAKGAVKLDRPVGFRTSSSFKSKLPPSSSSPGSVLRRSAPTPLGSASNRDDHGVPGRVRVAVRLRPRNAEESAADADFADCVELQPELKRLKLRKNNWDTDTYEFDDVLTEYASQKRVYEVVAKPVVESVLEGYNGTVMAYGQTGTGKTFTLGRLGEEDISDRGIMVRAMEDILADISLETDSVSVSYLQLYMETLHDLLDPANDNIPIVEDPKTGDVSVPKATVVDIRDQLSFLELLRIGEAHRIAANTKLNTESSRSHAILMVNVRRCVMGSEDNVSIENGDSSPFTKPSRPLVRKSKLVIVDLAGSERIQKSGSEGHMLEEAKCINLSLSALGKCINSLAENSSHVPFRDSKLTRLLRDSFGGSARTSLIVTIGPSPRHRGETSSTILFGQRAMKVENMLKIKEEFDYKSLTRKLDLQVDELIAKNERQHKFYEDEVERLTVEAEKRISEVERNFADALEKERRKCQMDYMEAVKKLEEKLVSNQKQDHESLVNGKCNGEEVSDMQEMLQKEIYLRKVAEEEVERLKSQLGLFAQSESGGNADIFRVHKLLEEETQHKKKLEEEIIILRSQLLQMNFEVEQMRSCFDRGGLGNGYSTADSSMSSVRHSHSRDVGNGQKAPTPTLFEQVGLQKILSLLESEDANVRIHAVKVVANLAAEETNQKRIVEAGGLTSLLMLLRSFEDETVRRVAAGAIANLAMNEANQEHIMVQGGISLLATTAADADDAQTLRMVAGAIANLCGNDKLQTNLRSEGGIKALLGIVRCGHPDVLSQVARGIANFAKCESRACTQGIKSGRSILIEDGALPWIVQNANDEAAPIRRHIELALCHLAQHEVNAKDMISGGALWELVRISRDCSREDIRTLARRILNSSPTFRAELRRLRIDY; the protein is encoded by the exons ATGGCGTACCGAAACGGCGTCGCGGCGAAGGGCGCGGTGAAGCTGGATCGCCCCGTCGGCTTCCGAACCTCGTCGTCGTTCAAGTCCAAGCTCcctccctcttcctcctcccccGGATCCGTCCTCCGCCGCAGTGCTCCGACTCCGCTAGGCTCCGCTTCTAACCGCGACGATCACGGCG TGCCGGGGAGAGTCAGAGTGGCTGTGAGATTGCGGCCGAGAAATGCGGAGGAGTCGGCGGCCGACGCCGATTTCGCCGACTGTGTGGAGCTCCAGCCGGAG CTCAAGAGGTTGAAGCTTCGGAAGAACAACTGGGATACCGACACCTATGAGTTTGACGATGTGCTTACCGAGTACGCGTCGCAGAAGCGGGTGTATGAGGTTGTTGCGAAGCCTGTTGTGGAG AGTGTTTTAGAAGGTTATAATGGGACCGTGATGGCTTATGGTCAGACGGGTACGGGGAAAACATTTACTCTTGGACGACTgggagaagaagatatatctgACCGCGGAATAATGGTTCGTGCAATGGAGGATATTCTGGCTGATATATCCTTAGAGACTGATTCTGTCTCTGTCTCATATCTGCAG CTTTATATGGAGACCCTCCATGACCTGCTGGATCCAGCAAATGATAATATTCCCATTGTTGAAGATCCAAAAACTGGAGATGTTTCGGTACCTAAGGCAACTGTTGTAGATATCAGGGACCAGTTAAGTTTCCTGGAGCTGTTAAGAATTGGTGAAGCTCATCGAATTGCTGCTAATACAAAGTTGAATACTGAATCCTCTCGCAGTCATGCGATTCTGATG GTCAACGTTAGGAGGTGTGTTATGGGAAGTGAAGATAATGTTTCGATTGAAAATGGTGATTCTTCTCCCTTTACCAAGCCGTCTAGACCACTTGTCCGAAAAAGCAAACTTGTTATTGTAGATTTGGCAGGTTCAGAACGCATCCAGAAATCAG GAAGTGAGGGTCATATGTTAGAGGAAGCTAAGTGTATCAATCTGTCCCTTAGTGCATTAGGGAAGTGTATCAATTCTCTAGCAGAGAATAGTAGTCATGTCCCCTTCCGTGATTCAAAGCTTACAAGATTGCTTAGAGATTCATTTGGAG GATCAGCGAGGACTTCATTAATTGTTACCATTGGTCCTTCTCCACGCCATCGAGGAGAAACTTCAAGTACCATACTATTTGGGCAAAGG GCTATGAAGGTGGAAAATATGTTGAAAATAAAGGAAGAGTTTGATTACAAAAGCTTGACGAGAAAGCTTGATTTACAAGTGGATGAGCTTATTGCAAAAAATGAAAGGCAGCATAAATTCTACGAGGATGAGGTTGAAAGACTAACTGTAGAAGCAGAAAAGCGTATTTCAGAGGTCGAAAGAAACTTTGCTGATGCATTAGAG AAAGAAAGGCGTAAATGCCAGATGGATTATATGGAAGCTGTTAAGAAGCTTGAGGAGAAGTTGGTGTCAAATCAGAAGCAAGACCATGAGAGCCTGGTCAATGGTAAATGCAATGGAGAG GAAGTGAGTGACATGCAAGAGATGCTCCAGAAAGAAATCTACCTTCGGAAGGTGGCTGAGGAGGAGGTGGAAAGGCTTAAGAGTCAACTGGGGTTATTTGCACAATCAGAA TCAGGTGGAAATGCAGATATTTTCAGGGTTCACAAATTGTTGGAGGAGGAGACCCAACACAAGAAGAAACTTGAAGAAGAAATCATTATCTTACGTAGCCAGTTATTGCAAATGAATTTTGAAGTTGAACAG ATGAGGAGCTGTTTTGATAGAGGTGGGCTTGGAAATGGGTATAGTACTGCAGATTCTTCCATGTCATCAGTCAGGCATTCCCATTCGAGAGATGTTGGGAATGGACAGAAGGCACCCACTCCTACACTCTTTGAACAAG TTGGATTGCAAAAGATTTTATCCTTACTTGAATCAGAAGATGCAAATGTGCGTATTCATGCCGTAAAAGTAGTGGCCAACCTAGCTGCTGAAG AAACAAATCAGAAAAGGATTGTTGAAGCTGGTGGTCTTACTTCATTGCTGATGCTCCTTAGAAGCTTTGAGGATGAGACTGTTCGAAGAGTGGCAGCTGGTGCAATTGCGAATCTTGCAATGAATG AGGCCAATCAAGAACATATAATGGTTCAAGGTGGAATCAGTTTGTTGGCCACGACGGCAGCTGATGCTGATGATGCCCAAACCCTCCGCATGGTTGCTGGAGCTATTGCTAATTTATGTGGCAATG ATAAGCTACAAACAAATCTACGGTCTGAAGGTGGTATTAAGGCTCTGTTAGGAATTGTACGGTGCGGGCACCCTGATGTCCTTTCCCAAGTTGCACGTGGAATTGCTAACTTTGCGAAATGCGAGTCCCGAGCATGTACTCAAG GTATAAAGAGTGGAAGATCCATCTTGATAGAAGATGGCGCACTCCCATGGATTGTGCAAAATGCCAATGATGAGGCTGCACCTATCCGGCGCCATATTGAGCTTGCACTCTGTCACTTAGCACAGCATG AGGTAAATGCAAAAGACATGATTAGTGGAGGTGCCCTCTGGGAACTAGTTCGTATCTCACGGGACTGTTCACGAGAGGACATTAGGACTCTTGCCCGCCGAATTTTGAATTCAAGCCCTACCTTCCGTGCTGAACTACGGCGATTAAGGATAGACTACTGA